A stretch of the Candidatus Nealsonbacteria bacterium genome encodes the following:
- a CDS encoding NUDIX domain-containing protein has protein sequence MPAKKISLQNAKENKLFYFVANVVIYRENDGRCLILKRSDREKVHPGKYGVPGGKLEWQDLDIGHPTRLNDDVLDYEAAIEKLLVRETKEEAGIEIDKKLLYVNSVAFIRPDEIPVLLVKFAARYKSGEVQLEQGAFTDYVWVNTEEVKNYNCIKGITEEIAATIRFFKKAQ, from the coding sequence ATGCCAGCTAAGAAAATAAGCCTCCAAAACGCAAAAGAAAACAAGTTATTCTATTTTGTTGCCAATGTAGTCATATATCGGGAAAATGACGGGCGTTGTTTGATTTTGAAAAGAAGCGACAGAGAAAAGGTGCATCCGGGAAAATATGGAGTGCCGGGAGGAAAACTCGAATGGCAGGATTTAGACATTGGTCATCCTACCCGTTTAAACGATGATGTGCTTGATTATGAAGCAGCCATCGAGAAATTATTAGTCAGAGAAACGAAAGAAGAAGCGGGTATAGAGATCGATAAAAAGTTATTATACGTAAATAGCGTCGCCTTTATAAGGCCAGATGAAATCCCCGTGCTTCTTGTGAAGTTTGCAGCGAGATATAAAAGTGGCGAAGTTCAATTAGAACAAGGTGCCTTTACGGACTATGTCTGGGTGAACACTGAGGAGGTAAAAAATTACAATTGTATTAAGGGAATCACCGAGGAGATTGCAGCCACGATCAGATTCTTCAAGAAAGCGCAATGA
- the secD gene encoding protein translocase subunit SecD → MPKKKLNLIIISILVLAFLAGNLVFPKYFNSGVDSLNSRLRQSFGEQTKFNLPYFPEISFRLGLDLQGGSHLVYEADLSKVEKERYVEAMEGLRDVIERRVNLFGVQEPIVQTQQAGENYRLIVELAGIKDVGEAIKIIGETPYLEFLEQRANEETQIILDKQKELEGKDPEEYQQIENWYLAFQNPYFKPTQLTGKYLEKAQLSFDQTTSKPQIQLQFTEEGTELFEEITERNIGKPLAIFLDGMSIVDTDGDNEITFNDFYAPIVQGKITGGRAVITGNMNISKAKEIIQRLNSGALPVPIKLISQQTVGPTLGAMSLQKSLKAGIIGALAIILFMILFYRLPGVLASLALGIYLVLILSIFKLIPVTLTLAGIGGFVLSIGMAVDANILIFSRMREELREGKDLVISIEEGVRRAWPSIRDGNITTILVSLILFFFGTSFVQGFALTLIFGVLLSMFSAIIITNHFLKFFAQTKFRGITWLWK, encoded by the coding sequence ATGCCAAAAAAGAAATTAAACTTAATCATTATTTCAATCCTGGTTTTAGCTTTTTTAGCCGGGAATTTGGTCTTCCCAAAATATTTTAATTCTGGAGTCGATTCTCTGAATTCTCGTCTTCGCCAAAGCTTTGGCGAACAAACCAAATTTAATTTACCTTATTTCCCAGAAATATCCTTCAGATTAGGATTAGATTTACAGGGAGGAAGCCATCTTGTTTATGAGGCTGATTTGTCTAAAGTTGAAAAAGAAAGATACGTAGAAGCCATGGAGGGACTAAGAGATGTTATCGAAAGGAGGGTCAATCTTTTTGGAGTACAGGAACCCATTGTTCAGACCCAGCAAGCGGGAGAAAATTACCGGTTGATTGTTGAATTGGCCGGCATAAAAGACGTTGGAGAAGCCATTAAAATAATCGGCGAAACTCCTTATCTTGAATTTCTAGAGCAGAGAGCTAATGAAGAAACTCAAATTATTTTAGATAAGCAGAAAGAATTAGAGGGAAAAGACCCTGAGGAATATCAGCAGATTGAAAATTGGTACCTGGCTTTCCAAAACCCTTATTTTAAACCGACCCAACTTACTGGAAAATATTTAGAAAAGGCTCAGCTTTCTTTTGATCAAACTACCAGTAAACCCCAAATTCAACTTCAGTTTACCGAGGAAGGGACTGAATTATTCGAGGAAATAACCGAAAGAAATATAGGAAAACCTTTAGCTATTTTTCTAGACGGAATGTCAATTGTAGATACAGACGGTGATAATGAAATTACGTTCAATGATTTTTATGCTCCCATTGTTCAAGGAAAAATCACCGGTGGCCGGGCAGTCATTACTGGAAACATGAATATAAGTAAGGCCAAAGAAATTATCCAAAGATTAAATTCAGGGGCCTTGCCCGTTCCTATAAAGTTAATCTCTCAGCAGACAGTGGGCCCTACTCTGGGGGCAATGTCTTTACAAAAAAGCTTGAAAGCGGGAATCATTGGCGCATTAGCTATAATCTTATTTATGATTCTTTTTTATAGATTGCCCGGGGTTTTGGCATCTTTGGCTTTGGGGATTTATCTTGTTTTAATCTTGTCCATTTTTAAACTAATTCCTGTTACTTTGACTTTAGCTGGAATTGGTGGATTTGTTCTGTCAATTGGTATGGCAGTTGACGCCAATATTCTGATTTTTTCCAGAATGAGAGAAGAACTGAGAGAAGGAAAAGATCTCGTTATAAGCATTGAAGAAGGAGTAAGAAGGGCTTGGCCATCAATTAGAGACGGTAATATAACCACCATCCTTGTTAGTTTGATTCTGTTTTTCTTTGGAACGAGCTTTGTCCAGGGATTTGCTTTAACCTTGATATTTGGAGTTTTGCTTAGCATGTTTTCTGCTATTATTATTACCAATCATTTTCTAAAATTCTTTGCCCAGACTAAATTTAGAGGAATAACCTGGCTCTGGAAATAA
- the yjjX gene encoding inosine/xanthosine triphosphatase, with amino-acid sequence MGSKIMKINIGSKNQVKIDALKEILQDYPHLKDAEIILTEALSEVNDQPKSLEETVSGATNRAKNAFKDCNYSFGIESGLMAVPNTKTGYMDVCVCAIFDGKEYHLGLSSAWEAPREVINYILNDGLDMDEAAYKAGITKNRKIGSAEGLVGIMTKGRLMRKEYTKEAIRMALIHVDVG; translated from the coding sequence ATGGGAAGTAAAATTATGAAAATTAATATCGGTTCAAAAAATCAAGTCAAAATAGACGCTCTTAAGGAAATCCTACAGGATTATCCCCATTTGAAAGATGCTGAGATTATTCTTACAGAAGCACTGTCGGAAGTGAACGACCAACCTAAGTCTTTGGAAGAAACTGTATCTGGCGCGACGAATCGGGCAAAAAATGCTTTTAAAGATTGTAATTACAGCTTTGGCATTGAGTCGGGTTTAATGGCAGTACCGAATACAAAGACAGGGTACATGGATGTATGCGTATGTGCGATTTTTGACGGAAAAGAATATCATTTAGGCCTTTCTTCTGCGTGGGAAGCGCCGAGAGAAGTTATTAATTATATACTCAATGACGGATTAGATATGGACGAGGCTGCCTATAAAGCAGGAATAACAAAAAACCGTAAGATTGGATCTGCCGAAGGATTAGTTGGTATTATGACAAAAGGCAGATTGATGAGAAAAGAATATACGAAAGAGGCTATCAGGATGGCGTTAATTCATGTGGATGTGGGATGA
- a CDS encoding NUDIX domain-containing protein: MENKNKYLHEVAITAIIVKDGRYLITRRSPNKERFPGMWTLPGGRMETDDYLQLPKDTEQYWYNVLERTLRREVKEEVGIDIDNIEYVTSLATIHQDGSPSLVISCMADYVSGDIKLQKEESDQFVWVGLEEAKKYSLIDGIYDELVMAEKKKRGEREEWKRA, encoded by the coding sequence ATGGAAAATAAAAATAAATATCTTCATGAGGTCGCGATTACGGCAATTATCGTAAAAGACGGTAGATATCTCATTACGAGACGTTCGCCAAACAAGGAACGGTTTCCCGGGATGTGGACCTTGCCCGGAGGCAGGATGGAAACCGATGATTATCTTCAATTACCGAAAGATACGGAGCAATATTGGTACAATGTTCTTGAACGAACATTACGCAGAGAAGTAAAAGAAGAAGTAGGAATCGACATAGATAATATCGAATATGTTACAAGCCTTGCGACAATCCACCAAGATGGCAGTCCGTCGCTTGTTATCTCCTGTATGGCAGATTATGTTTCAGGTGATATAAAGCTTCAGAAAGAGGAATCGGATCAATTTGTCTGGGTAGGATTAGAAGAAGCAAAAAAATACAGCCTTATTGACGGAATTTATGATGAGCTGGTAATGGCAGAGAAAAAGAAAAGGGGCGAGAGAGAAGAATGGAAAAGAGCTTAG